GAAGGCAAGGTCATCAACAAGACGCGGCGCCTGGTGATCACCGAAGGCTACATCCGCGATGAAACCGGCTCGCTGTATGCCTACGGCACCGCGACCTGCATGATTATCAGCTGATCGCGGTGCTGCGGTTTACTGCAGCAGTTTCAGCAGCGCCTTGGCCGCCTCTTCCGAGGAGCCAGGGTTCTGCCCGGTAACCAGCTTGCCATCCACGCGCACGTAAGACGCCCAGTCATCACCCTTGCTGTAATTGCCGCCCTGTTCCTTGAGGCTGTCTTCGAGCAGGAAAGGCACCACATCGGTCAGGCCCACTGCCTCTTCTTCAGAGTTGGTAAAACCGGTCACCTGACGGCCTTTGACCAAGGCTTCGCCATCAGTACCGCGGGCATTGAGCAATACGGCAGGGGCGTGGCACACCGCACCGACCGGCTTATCCGCCAGTACAAAGGCTTCGATCAGCGCGATGGAATGACTGTCGTGGGTCAGATCCCACAGCGGGCCATGGCCGCCGGGATAGAACACCGCATCAAAAAAGCTTGCCGATACGTCCGCCAGCGGCAGCGTAGAGGCCAGCTGCTTCTGCGCCAGCTCATCTGACTTGAAGCGCTTGGTCGCTTCTGTCTGCGCGTCCGGCTCATCGCTCTTCGGATCCAGCGGCGGCTGCCCGCCTTTGGGCGAGGCCAGCACCACTTGAGCTCCGGCATCCTTGAGCACGTAATAGGGGGCGGCGAACTCTTCCAGCCAGAAGCCGGTCTTGTTGCCGGTATCGCCCAGTTCATCGTGGGAGGTGAGTACCATCAGAATCTTCATTGCGTACCTCGTATGTTACTGCGGCATGTGGCCGTTGGACTGGAACTGCGTTAATTTGTTCAGCATCAGCGAGGAGCGGATGTGTGAAAAGATTACTGCTTAACTGCGACATGGGCGAAAGCTTTGGCGCCTGGACCATGGGCCTGGATGATCAGGTCATGCCACATGTCGACTGCGCCAATATCGCCTGTGGCTTCCATGCCTCGGATCCCGGCGTGATGCGCAAAACGGTAGGTCTGGCACTGACCCATGGCGTGCGCATCGGCGCGCATCCAGCCTACCCTGATCTGGCCGGCTTCGGTCGACGTTCCATGCAGTGTAGTCCACAGGAAGTGACTGACATGCTGCATTACCAGATTGGCGCCCTGGACGGCATCTGCCGCGCCAAGGGCGGCCGGGTGAGCTACGTCAAACCGCATGGCGCGCTGTATAACGACATGATGCAGAGCCCCGATCTGCTGCGCACCGTGATGCAGGCCATCGCCGCTTATGATCCGGCACTGCCGCTGATGCTGCTGGCTCGCCGCGACAACCAGCCAGCGGGCGATCTGGCCAGCGAATGTGGTATCGAGCTGCTGTTTGAAGCCTTTGCCGATCGCGCCTATGACCGCGAAGGCTATCTGGTGCCGCGCTCGCAACCCGGCGCGGTGCTGCACGATACCGAGCAGGTAGTCGAGCAGGCCTTGAAGCTCGCCAATGGCCAGGCGCTGACCGCGAACGATGGCAGCGAACTGCGACTGGATGCCGATACCCTGTGCGTACACGGCGACAATCCCGCCGCTGTAGAAGCGGTGAAACAGATTCGAGCTGCGCTTGGCCGGGCATGAAACTGCGTATAGAAACCGCCGCCCTGGACGTACTCACCCTGCGTCTTTTCGATGACATAGACGAAGCCAACATGCCCTGGCTGATTGCTGCTGGCGAGCGCCTGCATGAGCATTTTGCCGGAGCGCTGATCGATCTGGTGCCGTCCTACACCACGCTGATGCTGCACTACAACGGCCAGCAACTCACTGAAGCCGAAGCCTTGCGCCGCGTGCACACCGCGCTGGATAACTTGCAGCCTGCCAGCACGGCAGCCCAGGGCCAGCTGCATCAAATCGGAGTCTGGTATGACCCTAGCGTGGGTCCGGACTTGCCGCGTCTGGCACAGTTCAGTGGCCTGAGCATCGACGGGGTAATCGAAAGTCATTGCGCCCGCGATTACAGCGTATTTGCCCTGGGCTTTGTGCCCGGCTTTGCCTATATGGGCCTGGTCGAGCCCGAGCTGGCCGCGCCACGCCTGAGTACACCTCGCAAAAAGGTCCCGGCCGGCAGTGTGGGCATCGCCGAACGTCAAACTGCGGTCTATCCGCTGGTATCACCTGGCGGCTGGAATCTCCTGGGGCGCACAGCTAGCCGGCTATTCGATCCGCAACGCGAAGGCTACAGCCTGCTCAAACCCGGTGATCGAGTCCGTTTCGTCGCCATTGATCGCGAGACCTTTATCGGCCAGGGTGGCGATGTCACGCCAATGGCGGCCGAGCAATGAGCGGACTAAAAATCGAAAAGACCCTGGGCCTGGCGCAACTGCAAGACCAGGGAAGATTCGGCGTACGGCATCTGGGCGTCACCCAGGGCGGCGCACTGGACTGGGTAGCCGCGGGCTGGGCCAACCGGCTGCTGAGCAATGATCCTGACTGTGCGTTGCTGGAAATACCCTTTGGCGGCGTGACCCTGCTGTGTCAGCAGCACACTACTCTGGCGCTGACCGGTGCGGATTTGCAAGCGTCTTTGGATGGTCAGCCGGTGGCTGCCTGGCAGAGTTTCAAGGTGGCTGCCGGGCAGACGCTCACCTTCGGTCCGCCCCGCAGCGGTGCACGCGGTTACCTCGCAGCGCCCGGCGGTTTCGAAGCCCCACGGGTATTGAATTCACGCAGCGAAGTCCGCCGCGAACAGCTCGGCGGCTTGCATGGCGATGGCAGCCCGCTAAGGCCCGACGATCTGCTGCAATGTGGATGTGCCAAACCCGTGCCTGCCGCGGTGCCACAGCAACATGTACCCGACTACCTGGCCCCCGCTTGCCTGGACGTGATCCTTGGCGCCCAGATCGCGCTGTTCAGTGGTCAGAGCTTGTTCGATCTGTTCAACCAGTCCTGGCAGGTCGATCAACGCGCCGACCGCATGGGCTTGCGCTTGCTTGGCAAGACGCTGCGCTATCAAGGCCCGCCCATTATCTCCGAAGGTATCCCGCTGGGCGCCATTCAGGTACCCGCCGACGGCCAGCCGATCATTCTGCTCAACGACCGCCAGACCATCGGTGGCTATCCGCGCCTCGGCGCACTGACGCCAGCCAGCGTGGCGCGGCTGGGGCAATGTGCGCCGGGCCAACAACTGACGCTGAAACCTATCACTCTTGCCAGGGCACGCCGTCAGCAACTCGCTCTGCACCACGCTATCCAGACCACCTTGCTGGTGCAGCGCGAGATTTGATGCTCCGCCATCGTGCACGGATCAACAAAGCCTGGGGTTTCATGCTCAAGCCAAGCCGCCAAAACTCGCCTATCTAACCGCTTTGCAAATTTCCTGAACAAATGGCCAGCTTTTTGCTGTGAATAGACAGGCGCGCTCGACAGCGGAAGCGGGCGGCTCTCAAACACCTATCCCAGGAGAAGTATCCATGAGTTTTAAACGCAGTCTGGCCCTGGCGGCAACCCTCACCCTGTCGGCACAGGCCATGGCAGATGATCCACTGAAAGTCGGCTTTGTGTATGTCGGGCCCATTGGCGATCACGGCTGGAGCTACCAGCACGACCAGGGTCGCCTGGCCATGGAAAAACACTTTGGTGACAAGGTGCAGACTACCTATGTGGAAAACGTCAACGAAGGCGCCGACGCCGAACGCACCATCCGCCGCCTGGCCCAGGCTGGCAACGATCTGATTTTCACCACCTCGTTCGGCTTCATGAACCCCACTGCGCGGGTGGCAGCTGACTATCCGGACAAGACTTTCCTGCACGCCACCGGCTACAAGCAGTCCGAGAATCTGGGCACCTATCTGTCCGTCACCTACGAAGGTCGTTATGTCACCGGCGCAGCCGCCGGCATGGTCACCGAATCCGACACCATCGGCTATATCGCCTCCTTCCCGATCCCGGAAGTGATCCGCGACATCAACGCCGTGTATCTGGGTGCGCGCTCGGTTAATCCCGATATCAAGATCAAGGTGATCTGGGCCAACACCTGGTTCGATCCGGCCAAGGAAGCCGATGCCGCCAATACCCTGATGGACCAGGGCGCGGACGTGATCGTGCAGCATACTGACAGCCCGGCACCGCTGCTGGCCGCAGAAAAGCGTGGCCACTGGGGCGTAGGCCAGGCATCGGACATGAGTCACTTCGGTCCCAAGGCGCACCTGTTGTCGGTAGTCAACGACTGGGCTCCCTATTACATCGATACCGTGGACAAGGTCATGGCTGGCACCTGGGAATCCGGTGATTACTGGGGCGGCATCGGCGATGACGTGATCAAGATCGTTGCGGTTAATGAGAGTCTGACCGACGAGCAGCGCAGCAAGATTGATGAACTCACCACCGCGATTGGCAGTGGCGAACTGCATCCGTTCACCGGCCCGCTGAAAAATCAGGCAGGTGAACTCAAGGTGCCGGAAGGCACGACCATGACCCGCGAAGAGCTCGCTGGCATGAACTGGTATGTGGAGGGCATCGACGCGACCATTCCCCAATAAGCAAACTGTGTTGGCAAACGACCCGGACACGTCCGGGTCTTTTTTTGCCTGTGTTTCAGGCGCTCAAGCGCGCAGCAACTGCTGTACTGACTCCTGTACGCGCGCAGTCAACTCCGCCTCATCCAGACCCTGGATATTGCCGTCACTGATCGCCGGCTTGCCCTGAACAAAGCTGTACTTGATCGACACCGGCTCACCGCACATCAACGGCGCCAGGAGCGGCGTATGCACACCGGCAAAGCGCGGCTGATAAATATCGTAAAGCACCAGGTCTGCAGCCATGCCGACGCTCAGCTCGCCAACATCATGCAATCCGAGCAACTGGGCGCCATTGCGGCTACCCCAGGTCAGCACCTGTTCCAGGGTCGTAGCCGAAGGGCCATGCAAAGCGCGGTGCAGCAACCAGGCCATGTTCAGCTCCTGTAGCATGGAGCCGGATTCGGCCGAGGCGGAGCCGTCGACTCCCATGCTGATGCTGATGCCGGCTTCCTGCATGGCGATTACCGGAGCCACACCGCTGCCCAGACGGCCGTTGGACGTAGGGCAATGGGAAATGCGTGTGCCGGTCGCCGCCAGTCGTTCGATCGCATGGGCATCACTATGCACCAGGTGCGCAAACCAGACCTCCTGGCCGAGCCAATCACAGCTTTCGGCATGATCAATCGCACTCTTGCCGTACTTGGCCTGCGCCTGCTGCTCGTCAAACCCCACCTCAAGCAGATGCGAATGCATGCCCAGACCCATTTCCCGGGCGTAAGCGGCCTGCACGCGCAGCCCGTCGGGTGAGCTGGAGTGAATCAGACTGGTGGGTGCCACCACCAGCTTGCGCATCGCATCCCCGGCATTCTGGTGGTAGCGGCCGCGGGTCTGCTCCAGGCGTTCCAGCACCTGATCCAGCGTCTCCGGGCGAATGCCATTGTCGATCATGCCCTGATGGCTACCCTGCTCGGTGGCCGTGCCGCGGCACAGCACCAGGCGCATGCCCAGTTCATCGGCCGCCTGCCATACCGCATCTTCCAGCTCCGGGCTGGTGGTGTCGTGGTACAGGTAATGATGGTCGGCGCAGGTGGTGGCTCCTGAGCGCAGCAACTCATACAGCCCCAGGCGCGCGGCGTGATACATCAGCTGCGGTGTGACCTTCGGCCAGAAACGGTAGGGCACCGAACTCAGCCAGTCGCCCAGGCCCTGGTTGAGTGCGGCGGGCACACCCTTCATGACCGACTGGGCCAGATGATGGTGGGTATTGACCAGCCCCGGCCAGACTACGCAGCCGCGGGCGTCGATCTGCGTTTCGACGCAATCGGTGGCGGGGCGTAGATCGCGGCCCATTTCGGTGATTCGCCCGTCACGGATACGGATATCCGTTGCATCGGGCTGGCTGGGAGAAAATACGGCTTCGGCGTGTTTGATCAGATAAGCCACTGCGGTGCTCCTTTGTTAGTCAAAGAGCAATGTCCCGGGGCTGGCCCCTGACCGCTTCTACTCTGGTACGTTGATATCCGGCTGATTCAGCCAGTTCTACTCTGCAAGTTTCTCTGCAATTTTCTCACCAACCGCGGTGCTGACCAAAACTACCAAACACGCGGCTAGCGCAGGTACGCACAACAACCTTCTGAACAAAAGTGGTGCAAATGGTCAGTTTTTGCACGTCCGCAGTGCACGTTAGAAAGGCTATATAAGAATGCTGCCTGGCGGCGCACCCGACAGCGCCGGGCATTCGTCGGGAAAAAGCATCTTGGCGCGCTTCCTGCTTGATATTTATTGCAGGGTTATTATGCTCTGTACCTTGAGTAGAAGCTGTCAGGGGGCCAAACCCCAGGTCATTGCTCAGTTCATGGTCGGACGCTGTGCCAGGCACAACGACGGATCGGACTGACCTGCCAGCCCCGCTGACTCGCCTTCCGCCTTCTAGTGCCCTCCGATGCGTTCCGATCCTTTGTCTGCCTTGTGCTCAGCACGGGCAAAACTTGGAGCATCATCATGACTGACAATACCGCTACGCCCGAATACGGCCTGAAAGAGCTGCAACTTGAAACCACCTTCGGCGGCATGGGCCGCGAGACCAGCAAGGACATTCCGCTGATCGACCTCAGCGACTTCGACAATCGCCGCCAGGAAATTACCGAGCAGCTGTGGCAAGCCGCGACCGACGTTGGGTTTTTCCAGTTGGTCAATCACGGGCTGAAGCTGGATTCTGTGCGCGACGCGTTCAAACTCTCGGAAGCCTTCTTTTCCCTGCCCGCCGAGCAGAAACAAGCCTTCCCGCTGAAAAAGGGCCTGAATGCCGGTTGGGAATTCATGTCCCAGGTACGTCCTTCGACACGCACTGCCGATCAGAAGGAGTCCTTCCAGATCACCCTGCCACATATGGATGACCTCTGGCCCAACCAGACAGTGGTGCCGGAATTTCACCGGGTGATGCTGGATTTTGAATACCGCGCATGGCAACTGGGCATGCAGGTGTTGTCCTGCTTCGCCGAACGTCTGGGCTTTGAGCGCGATTTTTTCACCCAGGCACATGATCGCCGCAAGCCGGATTATCAGAGCACCCTGCGCCTGTTGCACTATCTTGCCATGCCCGAGGAATCCCAGGATGAAAGCCTGTGGCGCGCCGGTGCGCATACCGATTTCGACTGTCTGACCATGGTCTTTCAACAGGAAGGCCAGGGCGGCCTGCAGGTCAGCCCCGGCAAGGATGCCGAAGGCGCGGGTGACAATCGCGAATGGAGCAGCGTGATCCCGCGTGATGACATCATCACCTGCAACATCGGCGACATGCTGATGCGCTGGAGTGATGATCAGCTCAAGTCCACACTGCACCGCGTGCGCATGCCCAAGCCCGGCGAATATCGCGGTCCACGCTACAGTCTGGCGTTCTTTTGCCAGGCCAACAAGGAAGTGATGATCCAGGGGCCCGCAGGCAAGTATCCACCCATCTCTGCCGCAGACTATCTGTTGCAGCGCATCCAGGCCAACTTTGCCGAGAAAAAAGCGAACTAGGCCCTATGTTTCCTGCGAGCCCAGCCGGGCTCGCAGGAACCTGGAACAATTACTCCGCCTGCCTCAACCAGGCCCCCAACATATCGCGCTCTTCGCGCGTAATCCCCGTGGTATTACCCAACGGCATATATTCGGTAGCTACTGTCGCCTGATAGACCTGATCGGTGTGTTCCCTCAGTTGCTCCAGCGTGCCCAGCGAAATGCCGGCTGGCGGCGCCTGGAACGCAGGATGCGTCGGTTTGTCCGCGTGGCAACCCTGGCAATGAGTTTCTACCAGCGTGCTAATGGCGCTGTCACTGACCTGCTCAGCATCGGCAGTCTGGCTGGCATCCGGGCGGCTCGGCGCCATCGCCCAGATCAATCCCAGCGTCAGCACCGCGCTGATGACCAGAATTGACGGCCGGGTAATGCCCTGGTGGCGCAGATTGAAAAAGTGCCGGGCGAATGCGGTTATGAAACCGATGGCCGCCAACACCGCCCAGCCATGGGCGTGCCCATAGAACATCGGGTAGTGGTTGCTGATCATGATAAAAATGACCGGCAGCGTCAGGTAGTTGTTATGTGTGGAACGCAGCTTGGCCCGCTCCGCCAGCAGCGCTACATGGGCATCCGGCTCCTCGCCGCGCTCAATCGCACCAACCAGCGCGCGCTGGGCCGGCACAATGCCGAGAAACACGTTGGCGACCATGATGGTGCCGATTACCGCACCCACATGGATAAAGGCACCGCGCCCGGCAAATACCTGGAACATGCTCCACGAAACAGTCACCAGAATAGCGAACAGCACCGCGCCGAAGGCCAGACCGTTGCGCGACAGCGGACTGCGAATCAGCGCCTCGTAAACCAGCATCACGCCCACCAGCGTACCCATGCCGATGGCAATGGCGCCGCCGGTACTCAGCGCCAGCTTGCTGCTGTCGATCAGATAGCCGGGGTTGCCGAAGTAGTACACCGCGAACAGCAGCGCCAGGCCGCTCATCAGCGTGCTGTAGGCTTCCCACTTGAACCAGTGCAGCTTGCGCGGCATCTGTTCCGGCCCCAGCCGGTACTTGGCCACCTCATAAATCCCGCCACCATGGATCGCCCACAGATCGCCCTTGATGCCTTTCTGTTTTTTCCAGTCCGGCGGTTCGCGCAGGTGGTTGTCCAGCCAGACGAAATAGAACGAGGCGCCAATCCAGGCCACCCCGGCAATCACATGAAACCAACGAATAATCAGACTCAGCCAATCAGCCAGATACGCATGCATTGAGCGCAGCTCCTTCTACGGTATCGCGATCGTACCGGCATTGCCCGGCAATATAGGTGCGGCGTATGGCTCGGTCGTCGCCGAGAATCATCAGATCGAAGAGCATCCCGGACAGATCCGAATCAGGCGTGCTCTTGAGCTTGAGGATCGGCCCGGCGGCGCGGTCGAGCACCAGAAAATCGGCATACTTTCCAGCCTGCAGATTGCCGGTCTGATCGGCCTGATGCAGCACCTCGGCATTGCCCAGCGTAGCCATGTAGAACGCCTTCAGCGGATTCAGCGATTGGCCACGCAACTGGCAGACCTTGTAGGCCTCGGCCATGGTCACCAGCATCGACAGACTGGTGCCGCCGCCGACATCCGAGGCCAGTCCCACCTGCACGCCGGCGTCGACGGCGCTGCGCAGATCAAACAGGCCGCTGCCCAGAAAGGTATTGGAGGTTGGGCAAAAGGCGATGCGCGTGCCGGTTTGCGCCAGACGCTGGCGATTCTCGTCGCTGATGTGGATGCCATGGGCGAGCACACTGTGGTCACCAAGCAGACCAAAATGATCGTAAACGTCCAGGTAATCCTTGCGGTCAGGGAACAGTTCCTTGATCCAGGCAATCTCGGCGTGATTTTCCGCCCAGTGGGTCTGCATCAACACACCTGGGCAGTCGGCCAGCAACTGGCCGGCGTAGCTAAGCTGTTCCGCCGACGAAGTGGCGGCAAAGCGTGGCGTGATCGCATAGCGCTGGCGCCCTTTGCCGTGCCAGCGGTCAATCAGTTCGCGGCTTTCCCGGTAGCTGGCTTCCGCAGTATCGCGCAGGCCGTCGGGCGCGTTGGTGTCCATCATCACCTTGCCGGTGGTCAGCGCCATGTTGTAGCGATCAGACGCAGCAAACAGGGCGTCGGCAGACACCTGATGCGAGGTGGCAAATACCAGCCCGGAGGTGGTGCCGTGCGCCAGCAGCAGATCGAGAAACAACTGTGACTGGCTGGCGGAAAATTCCGCATCGGCGAACCGCGATTCGGTCGGAAAGGTGTAGGTTTCCAGCCATTCCAGTAACTGCGTGCCGTAACTGGCCATGACCCGCAACTGCGGCATATGCACATGGGTGTCGATAAAGCCCGGTACGATCAGACTGTTCGGCCAATGCTCGACGCTGGTCGTGGCGGGGAGTGCCGGCAGCAACTGCTCGGCCGCGCCGGTCGCCAACACGCGACCATCGGCAACCACCAGCAGACCATCCTGCAGGTATTCATAGCTGGCAGGGTCAGGCTTGCACAGGCCCGGATCAGCGAGAAAATGCAGCAATGGACCGCGAAAAGCGTTGCAGCCCGCGGGAAAGACGGTGGGTTTGGAATCAGTCATCAGCTCCCCCGATACGTCGAATAGCCCCACTGATTCAACAGCAGTGGCACGTGATAGTGGGCGTCGGCCTCGTCGAGGCAGAAGGCGATGGTCACCGAGGGATAGAAACAGCGCTTTTCCTGCTGCTGGAAATAACCCTGAGTGTCGAAGGTCAGACGGTAAGTGCTGGCATCGACCTTGAGCGGGAAAGCATCAAGAATACGGCCATCGGCATCGGTGGTGGCGCTGGCCAGCTCACGCCAGCCGGTGTCGGTCTGTTGTTCCAGGCTGACGCTGACGCCGGCCGCGGGCCGGCCAGAGCCGAGATCAAGAATATGGGTGGTGATCTGACTGCGGGTGCTCATAACAATTTATCCAGTCGAATATGGGTGATCTTCGCCTGCTCGGCGGCGGCAACGCGGATCTCTTCAGCGCGCTCATTGGGCAGGCGCGCCTCCAGCAGTTCGAGCATCTGCTCAGCGGACTTGCCGGTGGCGCAAACAATAAAGATGAAACCGAACCTGGCGTAATAGGCATCATTGCCCTCTTTCAGCCGGTGCAGCACGGCTTCGGGCGCGACACTCGCGCCCGCCTGTTCGCCGCTGGCCATAGCCTCGGTACTCGCGTAACGCGCCTTCAGGCTCTTGATGTCACCAATCTTCGGGTGGGCTTCAAAGGCCGCCAGCCAGTCACTTTCCATCAGGCTTGGCCATAAAGCCCGAGCGGTCCCATGCAGCGCCTCAGGCGAGGAAAAAGGCCGTGCACCGACCATGCCGCGCACCCAGGCTTCGGCGGCGCAGCAGTCGCGCATCAGTGTCTCCGCCTCGGCCTCGGGCAGCTGATTGAGTTGTTCCAGGGTCATGAATTCTCCGTTGTCTTGTTATCACTGTCTGCCTGCATCAGGCCGCGTATTTGTGGCCAGCTCACGCCCCGGCGCGTTGCTGGCACGGGCGCCTGACTGCCGGCCAGCGCCAGCAACTCGGCCATGATGGATACCGCGACCTCCATGGGACGCTTGCCGGGCACGTCCTGGCGGCCAACGGGGCAGCGAATGCAGTCAATCTGCTGCGCACTGTGGCCACGGTGCTCCAGGCGCTTGCGGAACCGTTCGGCTTTGGTCTGCGAGCCGATCAAGCCAATGCTCAAAGCACTGCCGGCATTCAGCAGTGCCCGGCACAGCTCGTAATCAAGCTGATGGTTATGCGTCAGAATCAGCGCGTGGGCATTCGCACAAAGGCTCGCGGCATCGCCCGCCGGGTCTTCGCTGAAATGCACATTGACGTTATCCGGTATCTCCTGCGGGAAGCCGTCTTCGCGCGAGTCGACCCAGGTTACCCGCCAGGGCAGCTGGCCCATGATGGTCATCAACGCCCGGGCGACATGCCCGGCGCCGAACACCACCAGCCGGGCATCACTGCCACGCTGACCTTCCAGCAGCACGCTGACGCTGCCGCCGCAACACTGCCCGAGACTGGCGCCAAGCGGAAAGTGCTCCATATGCGACTCGAAGCGCCCGGCAGCCAGCTGCTCGCGGGCGCAGGCGATCACTTGGTACTCAAGATGCCCGCCCCCGATGGTGTCGTAACTGTGCTCGCCGGTGACGACCATCTTGCTCGACGGCTCACGCGGTACCGAGCCTGCTACGCCAAGAATGGTGACCAAAACATAGGGTTCGCCCTGACGCTCGCACTCGGCGACCGCCTGGTACCAGGTCATGCGATGCTGCATGGCTGTTCCTCCCGCTGTTGTGCGGCCCAGGCGCGCGTGACGTTCATCGCGGTGAGCATGCGCTCGGGTGTGGCTGGCGTATCCAGGGGTGGGCTGTAGCGATAATCCACCAGGCTGGCGACCGCATCGCGCAGTGCGCTCCAGACCGAAATACCCAGAATCAACGGCGGCTCACCGACCGCCTTGGAGCGGAATACCGTGGCTTCTGGATTCGGGCTGGAGGCCAGCAGCGTCACGCGCATGTCCGGCGGCGTATCCGACACCGCAGGGATCTTGTAGGTCGCCGGGCCAGTGGTCAGCAACTGGCCGGTATCGCTGTAGACCAGTTCCTCGGTGGTCAGCCAACCCATGCCCTGAATAAAGCCACCTTCGATCTGACCGATATCGATCTCCGGATTCAGCGACTGCCCGGCATCATGCAGAATATCGGTGCGCAGCACGCGGTACTCGCCGGTCAGCGTATCCACCACCACTTCGGAACAGGCCGCGCCATTGGCGTAGTACAGGAACGGGTGGCCCTGACCTTTCTCGTGGTCGTAATAGATCTTAGGCGTGGCGTAGAAGCCGGTGGAAGACAGCGACACCCGGTGCATATAGGCGGTCTGTACGAACTTAACCCAATCGACCCGCTGGTCGCCGGCGACGACCTGGTTGTTCTCGAAGCGTACCTCGCCCGGCTCGCAAGCAAAGTGCTCGGCAGCAAACGCCACCAGCCCGGCCTTGATCTTTTCGCAGGCATCCAGCGCCGCCATACCGTTCAGATCTGATCCCGAGGACGCCGCCGTAGGCGAGGTGTTGGGTACCTTGTCAGTCCGTGTGGCCGAGACCTTGACTCGCGCCAGATCGACCTGAAAGGCCGAAGCCACGACTTGGGCAATTTTCACGTAGAGCCCCTGTCCCATCTCGGTGCCGCCATGGTTCAGGTGAATACTGCCGTCGGTGTAGATCAACACCAATGCGCCAGCCTGGTTCAGGTGCTTGGCAGTAAAGGAGATGCCGAACTTGATCGGCGTCAGCGCCAGGCCGCGTTTGAGTATCGGGCTCTTGCGGTTGAACGCAGTGATCTGCTCACGTCGTGCCTGATAGTCGGAGCTGACCTCCAGCTCATCGACCAGTCGCGGCAGCAGATGCTGCTCGATGGTCTGGCCGTAATGGGTAGTATCTCGCCCTTCACGGTATAGATTGCGCTTGCGCACAGTCAGCGGATCAAGCTGCAGGTGACGGGCGATGTCGTCCATGGCCTGCTCGATGATCATCATGCCCTGCGGGCCGCCAAAACCGCGGAAGGCGGTATTGGACACCGTGTGGGTTTTGCAGCGGTGCCCGGTTACCCGCGCCTGATCGAGAAAATAGGCGTTGTCAGCATGGAACATCGCGCGATCGACAATCGCATCGGACAGATCCGGTGAAAAGCCGCAGCGCCCGGCGACCATCAGATCTGCGCCATGCAGCATGCCGTCCTGATCAAAGCCGACATCATAGGTATTGAAAAAGTCATGGCGTTTGCCGGTCTGCACCATGTCATCGGCGCGTGACAACCGGTATTTCACCGGCTTGCCGGTAACATGAGCGAGCAAGGCTGCGACACAGGCCAGTGCCGCAGCCTGGGTTTCCTTGCCGCCAAAGCCACCGCCCATGCGCCGGACTTCCGCCTGGACTTCATGAATCGGCACGCCAAGCACCTCGGCCACCAGCTTCTGCACTTCAGAGGGATGCTGACTGGAGGTGTGCACGAACATGCCGCCATCCTCTGTCGGCTCGACCAGACAGGCCTGGCCCTCCAGATAG
This genomic stretch from Halopseudomonas pelagia harbors:
- the xdhB gene encoding xanthine dehydrogenase molybdopterin binding subunit; the protein is MRKLPEALTNHPGQPVGLAGHNAHHDSAWKHVRGQARYIDDLPEPEGLLHAAVGHSEQAHARVLSMDLSAVRSYPGVIAVVTVADVPGHTDIGPVFPGDPVLAGEIVEHIGQPIFAVAATSHEAARKAARLAKVEYQPLPPVLTTAEALEKAFYVRPSHTQQRGEPDQALANAPHRLRGQQNVGGQEHFYLEGQACLVEPTEDGGMFVHTSSQHPSEVQKLVAEVLGVPIHEVQAEVRRMGGGFGGKETQAAALACVAALLAHVTGKPVKYRLSRADDMVQTGKRHDFFNTYDVGFDQDGMLHGADLMVAGRCGFSPDLSDAIVDRAMFHADNAYFLDQARVTGHRCKTHTVSNTAFRGFGGPQGMMIIEQAMDDIARHLQLDPLTVRKRNLYREGRDTTHYGQTIEQHLLPRLVDELEVSSDYQARREQITAFNRKSPILKRGLALTPIKFGISFTAKHLNQAGALVLIYTDGSIHLNHGGTEMGQGLYVKIAQVVASAFQVDLARVKVSATRTDKVPNTSPTAASSGSDLNGMAALDACEKIKAGLVAFAAEHFACEPGEVRFENNQVVAGDQRVDWVKFVQTAYMHRVSLSSTGFYATPKIYYDHEKGQGHPFLYYANGAACSEVVVDTLTGEYRVLRTDILHDAGQSLNPEIDIGQIEGGFIQGMGWLTTEELVYSDTGQLLTTGPATYKIPAVSDTPPDMRVTLLASSPNPEATVFRSKAVGEPPLILGISVWSALRDAVASLVDYRYSPPLDTPATPERMLTAMNVTRAWAAQQREEQPCSIA